AAAATAAATATAAAGAAGAGGTGCTTATCCGGAGGCATCCCTTCAGAATAGGTGCCTGTCGACAATAGAGAGAAAGGACAATGACTCTTTAGGGTTGGACGGTTCATTAATTAGCATGTGTTAATTAACAATAGACATGTGCTAATTAATCCACTAACTAATTCCTAACAGAAAAGACCGTGTGTTTTCACAAATAATTATGCCCGGGGGCTCACAAACTAAACTTGCTGCCTCGGACGGCAACGATCTTGACAATGCCTGGACTAGAACCTCTAAATAACAAAAACAAATTAGCATGATATAAGCATATCTGAAACTGGAGTTGACACAATGCATGCATGGACAACCATGGTACATACCCTACGCTGCCTCGGCTAACCTTAAAGGCAAAGGGGGACGTGATGAGTTGTTGGGGAGCAGAATGAAAGGAACGTGCCACAGGAAAAAGAAAACACAACCATCACAATCATTACACATTAAAATTAACTAGTACAGCGCTGTAGTACAAGTTTTCTTTATTCGCTTATGACAACAGCTGCAAGAGAGTCCAATCATGTGTACCCACGTCAGCTCCTCATTTCATTCGTTTCAATAAGACTATCTATAGTGggatagtgggagtaacataaatTAAGGGCATCTCTAACGGCAATCCGTAAATTTCCTCCCGCACCCGTCCGTGTGTAAGAGGGACCAGTCCACGGACGCAGATGCAGAAGGACGCCATCCAACCCATTACAAAATCGTTTTCAACAAACCGGATGGAATTCATGGAAACTACAGGGATTTCATTCAAGttctgatataatttacataaaCGGACGATTTTTTGACCGATTCAAGTTCTGGCGGTGGCCTTGCCACTGCCGGCGTTGGCAGAGCAGTTGCTAAGCAACCGCTCCGTGCCGATCTTGGCAAGCTCGCCATCAAGGCGGCAGCGTCGTCTCCAGAGTGTTGACGGAGCGGTCCAGCGCCCATGCCATAGCGAGGTCCGGGTCGTTGTGGACCAATTCCGGCGCCACGTCCGTCTTGGCGAACGCGGAGCAGCGACCAGCATTGCACCGGTCGTACCTCGCCTACTGTCGCGCCACGCGCTCGGCCTCGGATACCACTGCCCGAGAGCCGGAGGCACCGCCAAAAATGACCACCTCCGAGGTAGTGGAGGATGCGGCCATGTGCCTTGGCGATCGCGGGCGGCAGCTCCTCCTTTGACTACTAGCGGTGGCGTCATGGTGGTGATCAGGGCCTGTCGATCCACGCGTAGCGGCTGTGCGGCGGGGGTGACGCCTGCTCATCCTTCATGCGGTGGAGGCACTTGGGGGATGCCGGCTCCTGCTTCACGCAGCCGCCGATGTGGAGGCCACAGTTGCGCGACGGGGACACCGACTCGTCATTCACCTACCGGAGTGGGGATGTTGGCTCCCGCTTAACGCGGACCCGCGGTGGGGATGGTGGCTCCTCCTTCACGCGCGCTGGCGACAGTGGCGCCGGACCCATCTGACGGAGCGAACACGCCCTCATGATCTCCATCTGACGGACGGATTCTTCGTCCGTCAAAACTGCCTCCGAGAGGAGACGGGGCTGCTACCGCGGCCAGTCCTCCTCGTCACCGGAGTAGATGATTATCTCGTCCTTGCCAGAGGAGCCTGCCGCCGTGGATGCGGATGGTCCAGGTGAGCGAGGGTGCTGACACCATGCACGATCGGCATGACAACAACACTTCCATCGTTGCTGCCTGCCGGCGTGGAGAACTAGGACTTTGACATCACTGCTGGGTCAGAGAGGAGGAAGAGCTCGGTGAGGGGGAGGAGGACGGTGTGGTGCTTGGAATGATGTAGTTCTGGACGGCGCTAGAGCGTGTCTTAAATGGCCATGGCCAGGCTAGGCGGAGGGGTGATCAGCCCACTTAATGCGGCGCAGCGGCCGGAGTTAGTTTCTCGGGACGCGACGTCCGCATTGAAGCGGGGAGACAACTGAGAGGTCGTGTCCATCTGTGCCGCCTTCCCGTGCGGTCATATTGCGGCATCAATGCCAACCGTTGTATGGTCTGGGCCGGCATGAATGCGGCGCGGTAAGCGGCGTAGCGCGTGGGATGGAAAGCGCGATAAGGGTGGGTAGTTggtttgggtgggccagggcggtcaaaAGAGGGCTTGGGAGtggtccggactcccgcaaagccccccccccccccccccccccacccacacACGTTTGTCTCCGGTTTGCGGAAGAAATCGCGTCCGGACCACGCCGCGGACCGATATAGGCCCGTCTTGGATGGCTTCCGCTATCCGGACAGACGGTCCGGACGCATGCGGGAGGTTTGCgggtcggcgttggagatgccctaacatCACACTTATCTAGGTAAAATAGATGAGGTGGTATGTAACTAATGGAAAAAAAGGCATGTGATAACATAGTATGTTACTCACACTATAAGTAACAGATTTCACTCTGATTTCACTTGTTTCAATAGCAGATTTCACTCATTTCACACGTTTCAATAACAGATTTCACTCGTTTAAAAAATTCAAACTAGTTGAAACATATCCAATGTTGGTCTTATTCTAAAGGTCTTTGCGTCAGAATTTCAAATATATATTTTTGAAATCCAAATATTAgtttaaaagatataaatgatttaattaggaaagataaAAGGGGTGCATTTGTGTGAGAGATAGGAGAAAGAGTGGACATGCAAATATGACACCATGTGTACCAGCTGATGTGACATGCATAGCGATGTGTGCTAGAGATTCAAGTTGTGCGTACAATGAGTAAGGGTTCTCCATATTCGCGTTGGGGCCACAGTTGCAGGAGCATAGCCAGCCGGCCAGCCTATAAATACGCTTCGAACAGAAGAGAGCGACGCATCACTATCTAGTGTCCCGGAGCATAAACCATAAGACATATCTTCCTTTCTCGCATCCCAACATGCTTCCTATCCTACTAGGTAAAGTCAGCAACATGAGCTTGGCCACAATACAAACGCGTAGCATGACGTCTTGTTCAGGTCTAAGTCTTGCTACGCTGGTTATGATGGCCACCTTGCTGTTATTTTTCttgaagaaaaataaaaatgcgGTGCCACAGACACGCCAGCTCCCCCCGGGGCCGGCCACGCTACCCTTCATCGGTAATATGCACCAGATGATTTGGAACAAACCGGCGGTATTCCGGTGGATCCATCGTCTGCTCAAGGAGATGAACACAGACATCCTGTGCCTTCGTCTTGGAGCGACCCATGTCATTGCTGTGACGAGCCCGGAGATCGCATGCGAGGTATTGCGAAAGAATGACGAGGTTTTCGCCTCCCGTCCCATCACCTTTGCCTCTGGCTCATTTAGCTACGGGTACAAGGGCTCTATCTTGTCACCACACGGAGAGCAATGGAAGAAGATGAGGCGGGTCCTCGCCTCTGAGGTCCTCGCCCCGTCCATGGAGCAAAAGGTCCAGCACATCCGGGAGGAGGAGTACGACCATCTTGTAAGGTACATTAACAAAATTTCTTGCTGCAGCTCCGAGGCCATTGTCGACGTGCGGCATGTAGCACGACATTTCTGTGGTGACATGATAAGGAGGCTTGTCTTCGGCAAGCGATACTTCAGCAACCTACCGGCTTCCTCGACCAGCGGTCCTGGGCATGATGAGCTGGCACATGTTGCCGCGCTTTTCACTCTCCTCAACCATGTATACAGCTTCTGTGTGTCAGACTATTTCCCGGCCCTGCAAGGCCTCGACTTGGAGGGCCATGAGATGGTTTGCAGCGATGTAATGAGAACAATCAATCTGTTGCATGATCCCATCATAGAGGACAGGATCCGTGAAAGGTCCAATTCCCTTCACAGCCGTGCTGAAAAGAAAGAGGCCAGAGACTTTTTGGACGTCCTGGTTTATCTTGAAGATGCACAAGGACAGCCATTGCTGTCCCTAGAAGATATAAGAGCACAAACAACGGTTAGTAGTTCGCCTCAACCTCTCCAGAAAATAACCCAGGCTAAATGTTTCTCTTTTGTCGGTATGATACAAGACTGATTGCATTTTTTTTCTACCAATGACTATTTGTAGGAAATTATGTTTGCAATAATTGACAACCCATCCAACGCTGTTGAGTGGGCACTCGCTGAGATGATCAACAGGCCGGAGGTCATGCAAAAAGCAATTGATGAACTCGACACGGTCGTCGGTAAAGAGAGACTAGTCCAGGAGTCTGACATTTCTCAGCTAAACTATCTCAAATCATGTATCCGGGAGGCCTTCCGGATACACCCGTACCATGCTTTTAACCCACCACATGTTGCCATGGCGGACACCACGGTGGCAGGCTACACCATACCTAAGGGTAGCCATGTCATATTAAGCCGGTTCGGACTTGGTCGCAACCCCAAGATCTGGGTCGAACCACTGGAGTTTCGGCCAGAGAGGCATCTCAATTCGGCAAATGTACTTCTCACTGAACCAGGCCTACGTTTCATTTCATTTAGCACTGGGAGGAGGGGTTGTCCAGGCATCTCACTTGGTACCTCGGTAACAGTGATGTTGATTGCAAGGATGCTGCAGGGATTCACTTGGACGAAGCCTCCTGGTGTTCACAGTATCGATCTCCAGGAGAGCAAAATTACCCTTGCTCTAGCTGAACCCCTTGTCTTGCGCGCCAAACCACGGCTGCCTGCACATCTCTATGGGCCAATCAAATGTATGTAATACATTTTTTGGCGGGGTAATGTATGTAATATGTTTTTTCAATTATCCGTAATCCGTATCCGGATGAATGTTATATGCTATATGTCGTGTAATGTGGTGTCCAAATAAAGCAACGACGTTGCTGTAATGTAATGTGTAAACTATCCATTGATATTATATAAATTTGAAGTTTGTCGTGTTCACATATTTTTGTGTACAAAGAGAACAGCAATTTCCGCTATGATGGAACTTAGCCATGAATCTTATATAACTAAAATATATGCAACGAATCGTTGAGCTTATCCTACTATGCATTCGATTGCAAAAATGTAGTGCATACATCAGCCATATCTTACTGGAACATGGATTCCATACAAATactatactccctccgtaaagaaatataagcctTTTTTGTGTGTGTAGTTGGCTACCAAAAAACATCCTAGATTTTCTTACCGAGGGAGTACTTACTATTTCATGGAttgtccacacatatataggAGGATTTAGCCCTTCGTAGAGTTGCAAGTTCACTGATTTGATACTATCAAATCCAATGGTTGTTTACTTGTGTTCTTTCTAGAAATTTACCAAAATCTATCTATTTAACAAGACACAATGAACGTTGAGATTTAAAGGCAAAAGAAGAACGACTGGGATTTGATGTCTTCAAATCTTCACCTTATAGTTAAAAGCTTTGAGGCAAATCGTGTTGAAGAGACTTAATAGGATTGTAAATAGGGAAAGCCTCGAAATGTCTCACACTTGGTAGTATTCTAGAAAAAAAAACATGTACAATGAGATAACACCCAAGTACTAGGCATACATACTTAGACCCATGTAAGGTTTCGGAGACGTCAAGGTCTACCCGAGCCGGCCATGGGCATACCCAACTGGTGATAAGCGACGCCGCCAGAAGCAGAGGTTGGGCTCCATATATTTTCTGAGATACGAGAATAGACTATGAGTTCAGAGTCCAATTCCATTGAAAATATTGTTTGAATTGACCGCTCAATCCATCAAGTTTACAGGTCCTGTCCTCTC
This genomic window from Aegilops tauschii subsp. strangulata cultivar AL8/78 chromosome 4, Aet v6.0, whole genome shotgun sequence contains:
- the LOC109787578 gene encoding tyrosine N-monooxygenase-like, which translates into the protein MLPILLGKVSNMSLATIQTRSMTSCSGLSLATLVMMATLLLFFLKKNKNAVPQTRQLPPGPATLPFIGNMHQMIWNKPAVFRWIHRLLKEMNTDILCLRLGATHVIAVTSPEIACEVLRKNDEVFASRPITFASGSFSYGYKGSILSPHGEQWKKMRRVLASEVLAPSMEQKVQHIREEEYDHLVRYINKISCCSSEAIVDVRHVARHFCGDMIRRLVFGKRYFSNLPASSTSGPGHDELAHVAALFTLLNHVYSFCVSDYFPALQGLDLEGHEMVCSDVMRTINLLHDPIIEDRIRERSNSLHSRAEKKEARDFLDVLVYLEDAQGQPLLSLEDIRAQTTEIMFAIIDNPSNAVEWALAEMINRPEVMQKAIDELDTVVGKERLVQESDISQLNYLKSCIREAFRIHPYHAFNPPHVAMADTTVAGYTIPKGSHVILSRFGLGRNPKIWVEPLEFRPERHLNSANVLLTEPGLRFISFSTGRRGCPGISLGTSVTVMLIARMLQGFTWTKPPGVHSIDLQESKITLALAEPLVLRAKPRLPAHLYGPIKCM